A stretch of Fusarium poae strain DAOMC 252244 chromosome 2, whole genome shotgun sequence DNA encodes these proteins:
- a CDS encoding hypothetical protein (CAZy:AA7), translating to MATLDTLKQTLRQTARATASCVTQPLSHVQYSAGFDVLMQGSGWMTYQNFIIPQLSSLLDRLLNSRVHISVLEIGPGPKSVFGYLPYHVRRKVRRYVAFEPNDLFAIRLDDWFHPTSGTEPPLPCLERRPDIHQMPFAPDKDNKNTRSGTSIGTSDGGKFDVVLFCHSMYGMKPKRRFIEQALKLLDEHPKPGIVVAFHRDGDLNLGGLVCHHTASFPTGIVRVATDDETLDRFTSFIAGFAFRDAKMDKAIRSEWRELCRALGRREKAHPDHLLFSSPNVVATFTKHAIALPDLMAQMPLVNNGRRIKNQEARLHRPASIVRPTQVQHIQQCVKWALEQNVGLTVIGGSHSGQCLWPNVVAIDMSAFDQVHTVTAEREGGEPNFDSTSLVVAEAGCNTGDIIRKTMAVGLTVPLGARPSVGSGLWLQGGIGHLARLHGLACDALVGAIMVSVASGQVLYVGRVPSKYRPAGAVQSEAESDTLWALKGAGTNFGIVVSVVFETHAARTYSVRNWSIPLKGNHEARLKLHDFDRCSRTLTRHCSADAYLYSNNDQIHLGVTLIESATTKVLSQSHTLIGTALGPEDNLETVDGVGLFETEMYISGMHGGHGGGKTSSFKRCLFLKQIGSVDIASVLVAAIETRPSPLCYIHLLQGGGALSDVADDATAFGCRDWDFACVITAVWPYDQGETEVALGAVQWVYNVASDLLPLSSGAYGADLGPDPRDTALAAKAFGPNGPRLARLKQNLDPRNVLAYACPLPKPPMKQKLIILVTGESGVGKDYCADIWISVFTRCAHKRCKARKASISDATKREYATATGADLDALLGDRAYKEQHRPALTAFFKEQMRQQPRLPEKHFLNVVSDAADMDVLVITGMRDEAPTATLSHLVPNSRLLDIRVTASKKTRQARRKCQVNDNDRHNHDCKNYNCGSNGSNCKSNSSTLDYCHSLVFDNEATGDEVARRFADKYLLPLLHKDLERLASMVVPVPDFPRPGIEFRHVLNIAQRQGGLALCTSQLRTQFKGDWGKVGAVACCEAGGFVYASALAQQVDVPLALIREAGKLPPPTVSVKKPSSHISGSKSNDLGGKRIEMSQDLIPRGASVVVIDDVLATGKTLCAVLQLLAEAGINNENISIMVVAEFPIHCGRELLYHRGFGGISIQSLLVFDGV from the coding sequence ATGGCCACTCTCGACACCCTGAAGCAAACCCTTAGGCAGACAGCGAGGGCGACAGCATCGTGCGTAACGCAGCCGTTGTCCCACGTGCAGTACAGCGCCGGTTTCGACGTCTTGATGCAGGGCTCGGGATGGATGACATACCAGAACTTCATTATCCCTCAACTCTCTTCGCTTCTAGACCGTTTATTAAACTCGCGGGTTCATATCTCGGTGCTAGAAATTGGACCCGGCCCAAAGAGCGTTTTTGGATACTTGCCCTACCACGTTAGGCGCAAAGTCAGGAGATATGTTGCATTCGAGCCTAACGACTTGTTTGCCATAAGACTAGATGATTGGTTTCATCCCACCTCAGGAACAGAGCCTCCTCTGCCATGTCTGGAACGCCGCCCCGATATTCATCAGATGCCATTCGCACCAGACAAGGACAACAAAAACACAAGGAGCGGTACCAGCATTGGGACAAGTGATGGTGGGAAGTTTGATGTCGTCTTATTCTGCCATAGCATGTACGGCATGAAACCTAAACGCAGATTTATCGAACAAGCACTGAAATTACTTGACGAACACCCAAAACCTGGAATAGTGGTGGCATTCCATCGCGATGGAGACCTGAACCTTGGCGGCTTGGTGTGTCATCACACAGCGTCTTTCCCTACCGGGATCGTTCGGGTAGCAACCGACGACGAGACATTGGACCGATTTACTTCTTTCATCGCGGGCTTTGCCTTCCGAGATGCGAAAATGGACAAAGCTATTCGGAGCGAATGGCGTGAGCTGTGCCGCGCACTGGGTCGTCGTGAAAAAGCACACCCCGACCATCTCTTGTTCAGTTCGCCCAACGTCGTGGCAACTTTTACTAAACATGCAATTGCCTTGCCGGACTTGATGGCGCAGATGCCGTTGGTGAATAATGGCAGGAGAATTAAAAACCAGGAGGCCCGCCTCCACCGTCCCGCATCGATTGTTAGGCCGACACAAGTTCAGCACATCCAGCAGTGCGTGAAATGGGCCCTTGAACAAAACGTTGGTCTTACTGTCATAGGCGGAAGCCATAGCGGCCAGTGTCTTTGGCCTAACGTCGTCGCCATTGACATGAGTGCTTTTGATCAAGTACACACGGTCACAGCTGAGAGGGAGGGAGGAGAACCCAATTTCGATTCTACTTCCCTGGTTGTCGCGGAGGCTGGCTGCAATACTGGAGACATCATCCGCAAGACTATGGCAGTAGGCTTGACAGTACCTCTGGGAGCTCGCCCAAGTGTAGGCTCGGGGTTATGGCTGCAGGGAGGCATTGGACACTTGGCCAGGTTGCATGGGCTTGCGTGCGACGCCCTCGTGGGTGCCATAATGGTCAGCGTTGCCTCCGGCCAGGTACTATACGTCGGTCGCGTACCAAGCAAATATCGACCGGCCGGTGCTGTGCAGTCAGAAGCAGAGAGTGATACGTTATGGGCTTTGAAAGGCGCGGGGACTAACTTTGGTATTGTTGTCAGCGTTGTCTTTGAAACTCATGCTGCCCGGACGTATTCCGTCCGAAACTGGAGTATCCCGCTGAAAGGCAATCATGAAGCGCGACTCAAGCTCCACGACTTTGATCGATGTAGCAGAACTCTCACTCGACACTGTTCCGCGGATGCGTATTTGTATTCGAATAACGATCAGATACATCTTGGTGTGACGTTGATCGAATCTGCTACGACTAAAGTTCTTTCCCAGTCACATACGCTTATAGGCACAGCATTGGGGCCGGAAGATAATCTCGAGACCGTTGATGGCGTCGGCCTATTCGAAACTGAGATGTACATATCCGGTATGCACGGTGGACACGGTGGGGGCAAGACGTCCTCATTCAAGCGgtgtttatttttaaaacAAATCGGGTCCGTGGACATCGCCAGTGTCTTAGTAGCGGCCATAGAGACTCGTCCGTCTCCACTCTGTTATATTCATCTGCTTCAAGGAGGTGGGGCACTCAGCGATGTGGCCGATGATGCTACCGCTTTTGGCTGTCGAGACTGGGATTTTGCCTGCGTGATAACTGCTGTCTGGCCTTATGACCAAGGCGAAACTGAAGTTGCTCTGGGTGCCGTGCAATGGGTGTATAATGTCGCCAGCGACTTATTGCCCTTGAGCAGCGGAGCTTACGGTGCTGACCTCGGGCCAGATCCCAGAGACACGGCGTTGGCGGCCAAGGCTTTCGGGCCAAACGGACCGCGCCTGGCCCGGCTCAAGCAGAACTTGGACCCGCGCAACGTGCTGGCTTACGCATGTCCTCTCCCGAAACCGCCGATGAAACAGAAACTCATTATTCTTGTTACGGGAGAAAGCGGCGTTGGTAAAGACTACTGCGCTGATATTTGGATCTCCGTGTTTACTAGATGTGCCCACAAGCGCTGCAAGGCACGCAAGGCCAGCATCAGCGATGCCACCAAGCGAGAATACGCAACAGCTACCGGCGCAGACTTGGATGCTCTGTTAGGGGATCGCGCTTACAAGGAACAACACAGACCAGCATTGACGGCATTCTTCAAGGAACAAATGCGCCAACAACCTCGGCTGCCCGAGAAGCACTTCCTGAATGTGGTGTCCGACGCCGCAGATATGGATGTACTGGTAATCACTGGGATGAGAGATGAGGCGCCGACTGCAACCTTGTCGCATTTAGTTCCAAACAGCAGATTGCTTGACATTCGTGTCACAGCTAGTAAAAAGACGCGACAAGCGCGCCGGAAATGCCAAGTCAATGATAATGATCGACACAACCATGATTGCAAGAATTACAATTGTGGCAGCAATGGCAGTAATTGTAAGTCGAATTCGTCAACATTGGACTACTGCCACAGTCTCGTCTTTGACAATGAAGCAACGGGGGACGAGGTGGCCAGAAGGTTTGCAGATAAGTATCTGCTTCCCCTCCTCCACAAGGACCTAGAGCGACTGGCTAGTATGGTGGTCCCTGTGCCTGACTTCCCACGCCCAGGAATCGAGTTCCGACATGTGCTCAACATCGCCCAACGGCAGGGCGGGTTGGCTTTGTGCACTTCTCAGCTACGAACTCAGTTCAAAGGTGACTGGGGCAAAGTCGGTGCAGTGGCCTGTTGCGAAGCGGGAGGCTTCGTGTATGCATCGGCGTTGGCCCAGCAAGTCGACGTCCCCTTGGCGCTAATCCGCGAAGCTGGCAAGCTTCCCCCACCCACTGTTTCTGTTAAAAAGCCTTCGTCACATATCTCGGGCTCAAAATCTAATGATTTAGGAGGGAAGAGAATTGAGATGAGTCAAGATCTGATTCCTAGGGGCGCATCAGTGGTGGTAATAGACGACGTACTTGCCACAGGGAAGACGCTTTGTGCAGTGCTTCAACTTTTAGCTGAAGCAGGCATCAATAATGAGAATATCAGCATCATGGTTGTAGCTGAATTTCCGATTCACTGCGGCCGGGAACTATTGTATCATCGTGGCTTTGGTGGTATCAGTATTCAAAGTCTTTTAGTTTTTGATGGGGTCTAG